In Marmota flaviventris isolate mMarFla1 chromosome 19, mMarFla1.hap1, whole genome shotgun sequence, the DNA window CGCCCCCTAGCCCGCGGTCCGCAGGGTCCCTGGGCGCTGTCTGTTGTGCACCTGCTCAGTTAGCAGCAGAGCCTTGGCTCCTGCCGTCTCCTTCCCGGCTCAGCGCGCAGCTTGCCGTCTCCGTGAGCCAAGGGGCAGAGGAGTCCCCCAGCGGGGAGTCACCTTCGCCCCCCGTCCAGCACAGGGGAGGAGCTGGCGTCCTGGTGAAGGTAGAGGCCCAGCCTCGGGGCACGTTCTTCCCGCTGTCCCTGCAGGTGTCCCTGCACGGCAGGCGGCCCAGGCACCATGCACCCCCACACGCATCCCGTACCCCAGCCTTTAACAGAGCAGCTTGGCCCGGAGCTGAGGCTGTACTGCTCAGAGTGGGCAGCGGCTGGAGGGCAGTGAGGGATGGGAGGGGTGGACCCGAGGACTGTGACACCCGGCTCCCACCTACCCGCTCCCCTGCAGGCCTCCCCAGGGTGGCTTTATGGACGGCTGTCCCTGAGCCGCCCACACCCTCACTCGTCCTCTGTCACCATGCGGTGCTGGCTGGAGTGGCCCCAGGGTCAGGGCTCAGACTTGCAGAAAGGTCAGGCCCGCCGTGGGGACAGCCGCGCAGCCTCCCCGAGGTGGGACTCGCTGCTCACCTCTGGGGACAggtcctctctctcctccataAACACTGAGCCCTAGGACACCAGGCAGGTCACCCTGAGCACAGGGCTAGGGTCCCCCACCAAGAAGTCAGAACGTCACCTCTGACATGAATGTGACACTCCGGTTTTCTCTGTTGTCTAAAGAGACGTTTGGTAGCCGAAAAATACATGTTTTGACCCACGCGTGGTGCTCTGCCCGGGTGTGCGTTGGAAGCCCTCTGGGTCGTGTGCTCCTGCCCGCGATCCGCACCCCACACAGAACGAGCCCTCCAGACCCTGAAGGCACCCGGGCACCGGAACCAGCAAGGCGGGCAGAAGCCACGAGGTCACAGAAGCTCTGTGGCGCTGGCTGAGCCCTGGGGTGGCGGCACTTAGATCAGCTGAGGGACTCTCAGTGCCCTCTGCCCTCAGCCCCGAGTTCAGGGCCCCACGTTGAACACAAAGGAACCCAGGGCGGGGACTGGCCATGTCACACAGCTGGATTCAGCCCACCCACTGACCTCAGGGTGCACCCTACACTCCGAGCCGCGGTCCCAGGGCCAGTGCAAGACGGGGAGAGGCCTCGGCCCCGGGAGGTCACTTTGGGGTCCTGGATGACGGGCAGCGGCAGGAAGAATGCACTTGGCCTTGGAGTGGTCTGCTCCCCTCGGGAGGCCGGGCTGGCTGTGCCCCACCTTCCTGAGGCTTATCCCCAAGGCCCCCGAGTGACACCGTGGGCGCCCTGAGGCTTGGCCCGGGGTGAGGAGGGGGCCCAGGAGGACCTGCCCCTCCCCAGCGCCAGGCAGTGTTCAGGTGGGGGCAGCGAAGCCCAGGGTCTCTGTGCCTGTCACCTGAAGGAGCTCGGTGGGTGTCACCTGGGCCGAGGCCGAGAGCAGGTGGCAGTGCCCGCCCGTTGGCAGGCCTCCCAGATGGCAGCTGCTGGCTTGGTCTGAGCTCTTCTGGGCAGTGTCGCCCTGTGGGCTGCCGGACGTCGCCCGAACCCTGTGCCCCCATTTCTAGCTGTCTCGGTCTTGGGCTTCCCCCAGAGACCCCCCGCGACTCCTCCAGACCCAGGAAACTAGTGGCACCTCAGTGACAGCAGCATCCCCACAGATGACATGTCCCTCCCCGTCTAGGAAGCAGCAGCCCCTGGGGGCCTCTGCGGGAGGGCAGCCAGGGCCACACCGTCCAAGCCCATGTCCTGGGTCGTCCTGCCCTCGGCACCCTGGGGTACGGGGAGACAGCTGTGATGGTCGCCGGCTGAGCGTGGACGGGCCGTGCGGGCCTGGGGAGGGTCCATCCACAGGTGTCAGAGCTGACCTCCCCCTCAGTTCTGGAGCTCAGCCCCCACCGCAGGCTGGCAGCCATGGTGGGCAGGGAGGGCTGTCCTCGGTGCCTGGGGGACCCCCTCACCTGTGCCGTGACCTGCGGCCGGTCAGCCTGCCTCTGGCCTGTTCTGTGATACCGGGAAGAAGCGGCTTCTCGGGGCCCTCAGCTCACCCGTAAGCAGAGGGTGACATtccccctgccctccctgtgGGTGGAGAATTCAGAGAAGGTGGCCTGGGTCAACTGCCAGACCCAGAGTGGTGTGGCCTTGGACGTCACCCCTGCCCCTGACCCCAGCCTGCCAGGCTCAGGAGGTATGGCCACAGAAAGCTCCCCGGGCAGCCCTGGGCAGCACTCCTGAGGACCTTGGTTTCCACCTGGAAGGAGACGGAGCAGCTGGTCAGTCTGGGGCTTGGAACTGACAGGGCAACCATAGAGGGACTGGCCAGCATGGACGTGGCCTTGAGGTGTGAAGAGCCACACCAGGATTGTCCCAGGAAGGCCCTGAGTGCTCTGTGCTCGCGGAGAGGGGCACTTTTTGACTCCATCAAATACATTGACATGGCATCTGTCGGTGACTCCCCCCAGCAGGAGAGTCGGGGTTGGCCCCAGGATCAGAGGGCCAGCTGTGGGCCAGCGTCAGGGCAGCCCAGGTCCTAGGCCTTTGTCCCTGTGCACGGCTGAGATGGCAAGGGGCCCCCAGTACCCACACCAAGCGCCTCCGTGGCCAGGTTCAGGCCCCTTAGGGTCCCACCCTTAGATGAGGCTCCGGCTCTGGTCCTGGAGAGCAGGTGAGGTGTCCCTCACCAGGACAGAGGGCCCTGTAGGCCACCGCCAAGCCCCTGCACTCCTCCCCACGGAGGCTGGCCGCTGGCCCTTCCCAGCCAGCAGGACCAGGGCGCTCCCGGGCTGCAGTCACCATAGCAACCAGAGCTGGGCTGACGGGCCTCTTGCCTGAGGCCAGCACAGCCCCCTTCGCTGGCCAGTCTCTGAGCCCCATCTTCCTGGGGACCTGGTCCTTCTTCCCACAGGTGCCCAGGCCCAAGTGTGAGGCCTGGTGCTGTTCGTCCCCACCtcgtgaccttggacaagtccccGACCCTCACAGAGCTTCTGCATTGGGGGATGTCCAGTGAGAATGACCTGCCCCCACTGCAGGGCCTTGCAGGGCACAGAGGCCACCTCCAGGTGCCTGTCCCCCCTCTGATCCCAGGGCCTGTGAGTCTGTCCTGGAGACAACACCTGTGCCCACACCCCATGTAGAAGGTCCCTGGGTGCTGTCTGCAGGACCAGCAGGTGGCCCTGGCATCTGGATTCCAGGTCTCCGCAGGCTAGACACACGGACATGGTGACTCCTGTTGTCAGAGCTGTCCCCCCACCTATGCCAGAGCCACCCTGAGCCCTCCCGGGGCTGCGTGCTCTTCCCGGGGAGCCCAGGGGAGGCCTGGCAGCAGGGGTAGCCTGCAGGACCCTGCCCGCCCTGCGCCAGGCCCCCACCTGCCCAGGGTCCATTGCAAGGGCCCCTGGAACCCAGTTTGAAAATCTGGGCGAGTTACCCTGGGGACAGGGAAGATGGTGTGACAGCACCTGGCAGGACAGAGAACTGGGGGAAGGCCGAGGTGTCCCTGCCCACGTGACAGCCAAGGAAACCAGGGTGCCCACAGATGACCTCTTGCCCGCAGAGCTGCCcggtcctccctggagggacctcAGAGGCACAACCCGTTCTGTTGACAAGTGGGGAGGCCCAGAGGGGGGCAGAGCTGGCCAAGGCCCAGAGTGGGGTGCGGAGGCGCAGGGTCACAGGCTGCCCTCTGTCCCCACAGAGCTGCCCTCCTCGGAGCACCTGAGTGTGGCAGATGCCACCTGGCTGGCTCTGAATGTGGTGTCCGGTGGCGGCAGCTTCTCCAGCTCCCAGCCCATCGGAGTGACCAAGATCGCCAAGTCCGTCATCGCCCCGCTGGCCGACCAGAACATCTCCGTGTTCATGCTGTCCACCTACCAGACGGACTTCATCCTGGTGAGCCGCGGCCAGGCCTCCCAGGCAGCTACAGGCAGCTGCCCATGCCCCAGCGCCTGGTGCAGCCCCCCCCCCCGTCCCCTCCAGGTGCCCCCCCAGAGGCCacccagagagggagggagctggCTCTGGGGCAGGGTCTCGGCCCCAGGCCCACCACCCAGAGCTTCCAGGGACTCAGGGCCCCGCCTCCCATCCCCAGGTGCGCGAGCGAGACCTGCCCTTCGTCACCCACACCCTGTCCACCGAGTTCACTATCCTGCGGGTGGTCAATGGCGAGACCGTGGCCGCCGAGGACCTCGGCATCACCAATGGCTTCGTGAAGCCCAAGATGGGTGAGTCCGGCTGGGGCTGTGCCTGGGGATGTCCCAGTCCTACTTCCCACCAGCCCCACTCAGAGCACTGGGCTTCCGTGGGCGCCAGGCGTGACGTGGGCCGGTCCTGGTCAGACCTTGCTGCTGAGGTCTAGCAGAGGTGGTGGCCCTGGATGCAGGCGAGGTGGCCAAAGGCCACTTCTACCCTGGCCTAGGGTATCAGAGGGACCTCCCTGGGGCCAGGACTGTGGGGCAGAGGCCTGGGCACAAAGGAAAGCTAAGCCAGCGTGAAGGTTGGAACAGCCATTCCACAGCTGGAgaagcatgtgcaaaggccctggggctggggtcaaGCATGGAGAATTGGCAGCTCGGGtggtggtggaggctggagaggctgCAGGGCCTCCCAGAGCAGCTGCCCTCTCCCTGGTTCCCCACCGTCCATACGCCTTAGCGTCATGTCTTGGTGTCCTCACAGTCCAGAGGCCGGTCATCCACCCGCTGACCAGCCCAAGCAACAGGTTCTGCGTCACCAGCCTGGACCCCGACACGCTGCCCACCGTGGCCACCCTCCTCATGGATGTCATGTTCTACTCCAACGGGTAGGCCTCCCAGGGCCGCGCTGCTGGCAGACCACGGGGTTGTCCAAGGTGCCCAGTGGGGGGCGCCACAGCAGGGCAGGCGAGACTCTGCGTCCTTCCTCAGAGTGTTTTGCTCAGGTCAAGGCAGGTGGGGCGGGGTCTGGTGAGTTGGCAGTGCCCCTGGCCTGTGCCCGGGGCAGCCTGTGACACGGGCAGGGAAGCCTACGCAGGGCACCGTTGCCCGTGTCGAGGGCCGGCTGGGCCTCCAGCACTGTGAAGTGAGGTGCCGCCTCTGTGAATGCAGCAggccctcccaggccctggcagATGTGAGGGAGGATGGGAGCCGAGCTCCTCCCACCTGGGCGGGGGCTGCTGGGTAGGTGGGGGTAGCAGGACCCCCTCACAGCTCCCCGTCTCCCCAGAATGAAGGACCCCATGGCTGCCGGCGACGACGGGGGCCACATCcgcttcttctccttctccctcatcgAGGGCTACATCTCCCTCGTGATGGACGTGCAGACCCAGCAGAGGTGAGCAGGCCGGGGCAGACGGTCAGCGCGGGGGCTCCCGCTGTCCCTGCTGCAGCCTCCCGGGGCAGCCCCTCGTCCCAGGTGCCTGGCAGGCGCCACAGTGGGGACCTGAGCCGCGGCGGTGCCTCTGCTCCACCATCGTCCACCCTGCACGGCCCTCCCCAAGAGGAGGAGGGCACGAGCAACAGGTCGAGGACCCTGGGGGGACTGTCCCCGCCTGCCCTGCCCCTTCCTTATGGCTGCCAGTGGGCAGGGAAGGGCTGAGCCGGTGACGCCAGCCGGCCTCCTGTCCCCTAGGTTTCCTAGTAACCTGCTCTTCACAAGCGCCTCCGGGGAGCTCTGGAAGATGGTGCGCATCGGAGGGCAGCCCCTGGGATTCGGTGAGCCTCCCGGGTGGCATGGGGCGGAGCTGGCACTGCCGGGCTTACACAGGGTcctgggggggggtgggggtggggggtgggaggccGGGAACTGCCCCTGCTCCGGCCAGTCCCCAGCCACCACCTTCTGGGAATGTCACCTGTTCTGTCCTGGAGGCGCCTCTCTCCCAAGTCCCTGCTGCCCCCGGAGGCTATCTGGCCTCAGTGTCTACTCTCCTGGGGCGAGGCCCGGCATTTAGAAGGAGCAGAGGTCAGCTGTGGGGCATCCCCTGACCGCCCGTGCTCCCTGGGCCATGTGTCCAGCCGGGAGCAGCAGCAGGGGACCCGTGCCAAGGCAGCTCTGCCCCCGTTGGAAACTCTTTCTTTGCTAAACGTGGTGGACCGAAGGCCTGGTGCCAGGGCCTGTGGAGCGCAGGGTGGCCTCCCTCCGGCAGCCGGGAAGCCTGGGCCGCAGCGGCCCTTAGCAAGCACTGGGGCCCAGGAAGCCCCACTTCCTCATAGAGgcagaacattccagaaagagCTCAGAATGCTCCAGGGTCCGTGGTGGCAGCCCTGGGGGCCGGGCTCCCGGTCTTGGAGGCAGCAGGCCACGTGGAGTCGGAAGTGAGGGAACTCTAGGAGCCGGGCTCTGCGCCCCGCCAAGCCTTTGTCCTAGAAAGCTCACAGACCCCTCATTGCACACGCTTTGGGGACAAATCCAGAGCCTTCCTGGGGCAGGACAGGACAGTTGTCAGGAGCACTGGGATGTGTATTCTGAAGGCTCCTGGTCAGTCCCCTGGCCCAGCCTGTCCCTTGGGGCCTGTGTACACTGAGGGCCCCTGGTCTGACTCTTGGGCCCAGCCTGTCTCGGGGTCTCCTTCACAGACCCAGCATTTCTCAGCCCACATTGGCCACACAGTGCAGGGTCCTGGGGACTGGACGCTAAGCAGCCTGAGGAGCTGGCCAGTGAAGGGCAGGAGGGAGTCCACCCGAGCGATGGAGACCTCCCTCTGAGACCTCCGTCACCTGAGTGGGGACTGTCTCACAGGAGATTATGAACAGCCCAAGGCACCAAGGACTGGGCCGTAAGCAGGGCGAGAGCCGGCCCTCGGGAGCTCAGCAGCCACCGTCCCCTCTGAGGACAGGTGGCTTTGAGGAGGTTC includes these proteins:
- the Castor2 gene encoding cytosolic arginine sensor for mTORC1 subunit 2 isoform X1, with protein sequence MELHILEHRLQVASVAKESIPLFTYGLIKLAFLSSKTRCKFFSLTETPEDYTIIVDEEGFLELPSSEHLSVADATWLALNVVSGGGSFSSSQPIGVTKIAKSVIAPLADQNISVFMLSTYQTDFILVRERDLPFVTHTLSTEFTILRVVNGETVAAEDLGITNGFVKPKMVQRPVIHPLTSPSNRFCVTSLDPDTLPTVATLLMDVMFYSNGMKDPMAAGDDGGHIRFFSFSLIEGYISLVMDVQTQQRFPSNLLFTSASGELWKMVRIGGQPLGFDECGIVAQISEPLAAADIPAYYISTFKFDHALVPEENITGVISALKVSQAEKH
- the Castor2 gene encoding cytosolic arginine sensor for mTORC1 subunit 2 isoform X2; the encoded protein is MGPGRPGCPRERPPLEESLQEAEQWQQGPAAGQGPAPRCKFFSLTETPEDYTIIVDEEGFLELPSSEHLSVADATWLALNVVSGGGSFSSSQPIGVTKIAKSVIAPLADQNISVFMLSTYQTDFILVRERDLPFVTHTLSTEFTILRVVNGETVAAEDLGITNGFVKPKMVQRPVIHPLTSPSNRFCVTSLDPDTLPTVATLLMDVMFYSNGMKDPMAAGDDGGHIRFFSFSLIEGYISLVMDVQTQQRFPSNLLFTSASGELWKMVRIGGQPLGFDECGIVAQISEPLAAADIPAYYISTFKFDHALVPEENITGVISALKVSQAEKH